One part of the Aptenodytes patagonicus unplaced genomic scaffold, bAptPat1.pri.cur scaffold_242, whole genome shotgun sequence genome encodes these proteins:
- the RNF121 gene encoding E3 ubiquitin ligase RNF121 isoform X1, producing the protein MAAVLEVEVGGPVERDVEEVDLSHLSPEERWRVEHARMHAKHRGHEAMHAEMVLILIATLVVAQLLLVQWKQRHPRSYNMVTLFQMWVVPLYFTIKLYWWRFLVIWVLFSAVTAFVTFRATRKPLVQTTPRLVYKWFLLIYKISYATGIVGYMAVMFTLFGLNLLFRIKPEDAMDFGISLLFYGLYYGVLERDFAEMCADYMASTIGFYSASGMPTKHLSDSVCAVCGQQIFVDVNEEGIIENTYRLSCNHVFHEFCIRGWCIVGKKQTCPYCKEKVDLKRMFSNPWERPHVMYGQLLDWLRYLVAWQPVIIGLVQGINYILGLE; encoded by the exons gtCGATCTTTCGCACTTGTCCCCGGAGGAGAGATGGAG GGTGGAGCATGCGCGGATGCATGCCAAGCACCGTGGTCACGAGGCTATGCATGCCGAAATGGTCCTCATCCTTATCGCCACGCTAGTGGTGGCACAGCTCCTGTTGGTTCAGTGGAAACAGAGGCACCCTCGCTCCTACAAC ATGGTCACCCTCTTCCAGATGTGGGTAGTGCCTCTGTATTTCACGATCAAGCTGTACTGGTGGCGGTTCCTGGTAATCTGGGTGCTCTTCTCAGCGGTCACAGCTTTTGTCACCTTCAGGGCAACTCGAAAACCTCTGGTACAGACAACGCCCAG GCTGGTTTATAAATGGTTTCTACTAATATACAAGATCAGCTACGCCACTGGAATCGTAGGGTACATGGCTGTGATGTTTACACTTTTTGGTCTTAACTTATTATTCAG AATCAAACCAGAAGACGCGATGGACTTTGGCATCTCCCTCCTCTTCTACGGTCTTTACTACGGGGTGCTGGAGCGGGACTTTGCCGAGATGTGTGCGGATTACATGGCCTCGACCATCGGG TTCTACAGCGCCTCGGGGATGCCCACCAAGCACCTCTCCGACAGCGTCTGTGCCGTCTGCGGCCAGCAGATCTTCGTGGACGTCAACGAGGAGGGGATCATCGAGAACACCTACCGCCTCTCCTGCAACCACGT GTTTCACGAGTTCTGCATCCGTGGCTGGTGCATCGTCGGGAAGAAGCAGACGTGTCCGTACTGCAAAGAGAAGGTGGATCTCAAGAGGATGTTCAGTAACCC CTGGGAGAGGCCTCACGTCATGTACGGGCAGCTGCTGGACTGGCTGCGCTACCTGGTGGCCTGGCAGCCGGTGATCATCGGACTGGTCCAGGGCATCAACTACATCCTGGGGCTGGAGTAA
- the RNF121 gene encoding E3 ubiquitin ligase RNF121 isoform X2: MAAVLEVEVGGPVERDVEEVDLSHLSPEERWRVEHARMHAKHRGHEAMHAEMVLILIATLVVAQLLLVQWKQRHPRSYNMVTLFQMWVVPLYFTIKLYWWRFLVIWVLFSAVTAFVTFRATRKPLVQTTPRLVYKWFLLIYKISYATGIVGYMAVMFTLFGLNLLFRIKPEDAMDFGISLLFYGLYYGVLERDFAEMCADYMASTIGFYSASGMPTKHLSDSVCAVCGQQIFVDVNEEGIIENTYRLSCNHVFHEFCIRGWCIVGKKQTCPYCKEKVDLKRMFSNPSRPAGRGLTSCTGSCWTGCATWWPGSR, encoded by the exons gtCGATCTTTCGCACTTGTCCCCGGAGGAGAGATGGAG GGTGGAGCATGCGCGGATGCATGCCAAGCACCGTGGTCACGAGGCTATGCATGCCGAAATGGTCCTCATCCTTATCGCCACGCTAGTGGTGGCACAGCTCCTGTTGGTTCAGTGGAAACAGAGGCACCCTCGCTCCTACAAC ATGGTCACCCTCTTCCAGATGTGGGTAGTGCCTCTGTATTTCACGATCAAGCTGTACTGGTGGCGGTTCCTGGTAATCTGGGTGCTCTTCTCAGCGGTCACAGCTTTTGTCACCTTCAGGGCAACTCGAAAACCTCTGGTACAGACAACGCCCAG GCTGGTTTATAAATGGTTTCTACTAATATACAAGATCAGCTACGCCACTGGAATCGTAGGGTACATGGCTGTGATGTTTACACTTTTTGGTCTTAACTTATTATTCAG AATCAAACCAGAAGACGCGATGGACTTTGGCATCTCCCTCCTCTTCTACGGTCTTTACTACGGGGTGCTGGAGCGGGACTTTGCCGAGATGTGTGCGGATTACATGGCCTCGACCATCGGG TTCTACAGCGCCTCGGGGATGCCCACCAAGCACCTCTCCGACAGCGTCTGTGCCGTCTGCGGCCAGCAGATCTTCGTGGACGTCAACGAGGAGGGGATCATCGAGAACACCTACCGCCTCTCCTGCAACCACGT GTTTCACGAGTTCTGCATCCGTGGCTGGTGCATCGTCGGGAAGAAGCAGACGTGTCCGTACTGCAAAGAGAAGGTGGATCTCAAGAGGATGTTCAGTAA TCCTTCCCGCCCAGCTGGGAGAGGCCTCACGTCATGTACGGGCAGCTGCTGGACTGGCTGCGCTACCTGGTGGCCTGGCAGCCGGTGA